The DNA segment CAATGttgaaaaaatgaagcaaaatccAAAAGAATGCATGATAACAATACAATACCAATTGTGTCAAGTTCAGTAAGTTTAGAAATGCATACGTATGTATCAAGTTCAGTAAGTTTAGAAATGCAGACGTATGtggtaaaaatataaagagaagcaAGGAAATTATCCCCACAAAAGTCAGGATAAGCGTTATCTATGGGGAAGGGAGATGGTTATAATagcaaaattacttttttaaaaaggcataggGCTTCAATATcgttaatattctattttttaatctaggTGGAGATTACATCAGTGTTTGCTTTATAATTGTTTGTTAGACTATGCATGTGTATCatacattaaaaaacagaaaatcttaaaacgggattttcattttcaaagtatttgtCATCCCAAGCCACCAACTGCAAGGTTGCTGAGGCAAACAAAAGATGTCATAATGACATTAACTAATGAACCAATCAGGCCACACAGACTTTCTTCCCTAGTTAATTTCAGCAGTTTCTCTCACTGATTATAAATATCCACACCATAAATAAAAGGCGAATCCTttacaaattcattcattcaacaaatatttactagtaTTTATAATATTTCCAAACACTGTTCTAGGGGATCAGCAGGGTTCAAGATAGATAAAAGCCCTGCCCTTTTGCAAAAGATAAAGGACAGtcacccccactcccatcccaaTTTTGCCTCAACCCTCTCATCCTCCTTTCCAAACAAGCACCAAACATGAAGAACCTAAAAGGAATTTACCGTATACATAAAGTTATTATTAAAGCCATAGCCtttgagttctcactgtggcacagtgggttaagaatccaattgcagcagctcgggtccctgGGGAGGAtcgggttggatccccagccctgctgcagtgggttaaaggatcccaccttgccacagctgccataagtcacagctgcagctcggattcaatccctggcccaagaacttccatgtgctgcaggtgcagccataaaaaacaaacaaacaaaaaaaacccacaaacaaaaaaaaaatcccataatcTTAGGAAGTCTTTACAGAGGAACTATCTGCTTGACTTCATCTGACTAAACCATGGTTTGTCCTGTTTTCAAGAAGACAAAGTAACTGCCCTGTCAAGAGCCTTGAGTCAAGGCCCTTAGTCTCAACAATGGAGATACTGTGGGAACTAGCTTAAGTGGAGCCAATATCCCAAAGAATGTTTTACTTGGGATCCGAAGAGTTGCCATTTTCTGGGAATTGGATACTAGATTTTGTGTATACATTAATATGTTTCTTGAGTTCAGAAACTTTCATCTGATTCTCAAAGCAGTTCAATCAGAAAAGGTCCATAAGCACTGCTCCCAACAAGCTGAACAGACCAACCTTTGGGGGACAAGGTGAAAGGTGAGTGTGGCACCAGGAAAGCCACCTGAGTTGAAACCCAGGTGTCCTGACCTCTAGGCCTATACTCTGAATGCCCAATACTTACTCTTAGTTCTTCGAAGGCTTCATCTAGGGTGGAAAGCTGATGACCCTGGTGAGCCCCAATGACTGGGCACAGGACACAGATGAGCTGCTTATCTTCCTGGCAATAGGTACTCAAATCGAGCCCATGGTCCAGACACTTCCTCTTGGCCACTCGCTCTGCTTCCATTTCTATTTCCGGATCAAATTCgctttctgcctcagtttctccctctgcctccgaTTCTCCTTCTTGGTTGTCTTCCTCTGCTTCACTCTCTTGCTCATCCTCCATTTCCTCCTCACTGTCCTCCTCACTCTCTTCCTCGCTCTCATCCTCACTCTCTTCCTCCGTCTCGCTCTCTTCTTCGGACTCACTGTCCTCCTCAGACTCGCTCTCTTCCCCTGCCTCGCTTTCTAGGGCCTTCTTCTCCACCTGGGCCTCGACTTCTTCCTCCCCTGTGCCGCCCCCTTGAGGTCCCGAGGCCCAGGCCTGGTGAGCACCGTGGACGTACTCGGCCAGGTGGTGCCGGGGGAACTTCTGCCCGTGCACCTCCGCGTGACGGTGGCAGTAGCAGAAGCCACATTCTCGGCACACTTCCTCGGCCCCCGGAGCCTCGTCGGGCTCGCACTCATCACACGTGCCATCGTGCGGCAGCTCCTCGAAGGCCGCGCCCCCTCCGGAGGCCATGTGGGGGCCGTGCAGCGGCCTGGGGCTCAAGCCCACCGAGCTGGCCGCCTGGCCTCGGCGCGGCCTCCTCGCGTCTTCCTCCCCACCCGGGAGCCGTCCCGGGCAGCTGCCGCACCGCGTTCCACAGCCCCGCTGCCACCTACTCCTACAGCCCCCGCCAGGCCCAGGAGCACACACCCCGCCTTCTCGCCGGCTCCACGGCTAGGCACCCTCTGAGCTTCCTGCAGCTGCCCGGGCACTTCCGGCGCGGCCGCCCCGCGCCCCCGTCGGCCCCCGCGCCACGCCGCCCGCTCGCCCTCCCCGCTGCCCCGGCGAGAACACGGCACGATGGGCCCTCGCGCCGCCCCGGTTCCACTTTCCCTCTCAGCGTCAGGAGGCCCCCTTTTACTTCCTGAGTCATTTAAAGTGGCACTGGCCCTTTTCCGCTTTTCCCGCGGGGGCTCAGCATCCTCAGAAGGAGGGGGAGAATGGATGAGGTCTCCCACTTGCTCACGCTTACTCTGGAGGAAGGGGATTGGGCCCCGCACCCTCCACTCCTTCCCAGGAGGTGTCGGCCTGACTTTTCAAAGCCACTGGGCAGGTGTACAGGTGCATTTCAGTCTCTCTCCTTCCAGATTGTTACTGCCTGTTCAGTCTCCGCTTCGGCCTTTCTGCAAGGTGTGACGGAGGGTTGTTTACCAGACTGAACCTTCCCCCTTGGCATTTCCAAAGGGCCCAAGGAACGGTTATGTTTGTTCTCCTAGGCTCAGGGAATCAGAGTCAGGGCGAGCAAACACATTTTCTATCTAAAGCAATACTATGCTTTGTCTGTTTGCAAAGTGTGTTTGCATTCCTCCTCTCCTAGGGGCTCAGAATCTCTAGGGTGGTAACCTCTGCACCTgcgccttttttctttttagagagagagagagagcttgcCTTGGGTTTGGCAGAGATGTCAGGTGAAGTAGTTGAGGCAAGACAGTATTTGTGGAGTGAGAGTTCCAGTGTGCAGTCATTATCCTTTCCATAAGGAGACTGTCTTAGTTCAGATTAAGttccaaaagaaaggaaactgtTATTTATGAACCAATACTAAGGTGCCAAGAATGGGACTAGATCTTTTTATGGCTCTTTATAAACCAGGTTGGGAAGAGCTACTGCCAGAAGATCCCCACATCCTGGTACTACAACTTATTGGCTTTGTGACCCTGGAGAAGTTATTTGATCATTCTGttttccagtgtgtgtgtgtgtgtgtaaagtggAAATTATAATAATACTGACTTCATGGGGCTAGTTTGTGGATGATATGTAAAGATGCCTGCCTTGCAGAGTATTCACTACATTTTAACTATTATCATTGGCCCTCATTAGACTTAGTGCACATAATAAGCCTTTGGAGgaggttttaaacatttttagcaCATTGGACATTTGGGCTGGCTGCTGGTAGTGTAAGaaaccccacccacccacccacacacaccttTTACTCCATATCTGTGTCTCTCCATTCATAGAAGagcttttgatttgtatttggGAGAGGAAATGGATGTTTTGATCTAGTCAGGCGAGAGGCTGGGGTGTGgttgaaaagaaggaaggaggataGGATAGTGTCTGTTTTTCATTGATTCCCCTAGATATTTTGAGCTAAGATTTCCAAATGATCTTCACAGAAATGTCAGGGGATTAGGTGGggtaaaaaatcatttaaaataatgtttaggagttctcatcctggcgcagtggttaacgaatccaactaggaaccatgaggttgtgggttcgatccctggccttgctcagcgggttaaggatctggcattgccgtgagctatggcgtaggtcacagacacagcttggatcccatgttgctgtggctctggcataggccggcagctacagctccgattcaacccctagcctggaaacctccatatgccacgggagcagccccagaaaaggcaaaaagacaaaaaaaaaagatgtttaatattttcacatataatGAATGTGTGCTTAATTTCTGGGAAGCTTTTTCAGACATcttactgtgagaaaaaaatttttttattttatttacctcaGAACAATTCTgtagaatgggggggggggatattccAAAGGTTTGTTTGGTTCTAATTCcatatacatttctatttttatccaGTTCATTTCTCCAGAAATTATTTCTCTGCCTGCATTCTAAACAAGGATTAAATTGATGCACCATTCCaacaaaaatattcaataaatgtcgACTCAAACATCAACGTCAGTGTACTTATAAAAGTGTTTCTTGCTTATTTCTGCCTCCTCAGGCGTAAAAGGAAATAACTTAGcctttacaaatataattttatcacatttagaaaatagtttgtcaatgaaaataatttttttttttctatttcttgggccgctcccgcggcatatggaggttcccaggctaggggttgaatcggagctgtagccgccggcctacgccagaaccacagcaacgcgggatccgagccacgtctgcaacctacaccacagctcacagcaacgccggatcgttaacccactgagcaagcgcagggaccgaacccgaaacctcttggttcctagtcggattcgttaaccactgcgccacaacgggaactctgaaaaataattttttaatgtcttaaaagTACATGTTTTTGTGTCCAAGATCTTTAAGGGAGGaaggtttgtctttttgttgtcattattgttgttactgtttGTTCGAGAAAGTTAAAATATCAAACTCTGCAGCACAGTATCTAACACTAACACTTCGCAAACCTTCTTTGAGTCCTCTGTGGTGAAAGGGTCTTAGAGACAGAAGTTGCTGGAACTGCTAAAAAGGGGCTTCATAAAATTCTCAGGATGGAATATGGCAGACCAATGAGATGGGCATTTTGTACCCCTCTGCACAGAAATCAGAATCTTCTGATTCCACAGGAATTGGAAACTTTGATAGTATCTAAAGAAAGCAACCTTGTTATAGTAATCCATTATggtacagaaaaatatttcaaaatgcaaCAGGTTGAAACAATGAATGTTTGTTTTCTCACACATTCCTGAGCTGCAATTATGGGAGTGGATTAGCTGGGTGGTCCAACTCAGGGTTTCTCAAGAGATTTCAGTGAAGATGTTGGCTGGGGCCATAGTCATTTGAAGAGTTGACTGGAAATGTAGGATTTACTTCCAAGATGGCTCCTTCATATGGCTATTGACAAGCAGCCTTACCACTTTCTCTTGGGTTGCTTGAGTGTCCTCAAGACATGGCAGTTGAATTCTCCCAAAGCAAGTGATCCAAGAGAGGGCAAAGTGGAAATGCAATGTCTATATGTCCTGAGCTCAGAAGTCACACATTGTCATTCCCAACATAGCCTATTAGTTACAGACATGAGCCCTATTTAGTGTGGGAGGGGATTATTTGTATAGGACATGAATATCAAGAGGTAGGGCTCTTTAGGGCCATCTTTGAGGCTGGATACCATATTCTATATTTTGGTCTTCCAATGatatatgtctcttttaagtgcCAAATAATTCATTTCCTCCCAAGATGCTCCAAAGTCTCAACCCATTAATCATCAGCTCAAAGCCCAGAATCTTTTCATCTAAATCAGGTCCAGGTGTGGATGAGGGTCCTCAGTGTAGAGTCTTAAATGAAGCTCCTCAAGCGTATTTCATCTTCATCTGACTGTCTTCTAACCTACAATGGTGGGACAAGCTTAGAATAACTGCTATAGACACTCCtgttcaaaaagaagaaaacacaggaggcaCAAAGGAGTCACTGGCCCATAGAAATCCTAAAATCCAGTTGGACCCATGTTAGAAGTCCCTGATTAAGGGCTCAGTTCTACTTCTGCCTGGGAATGAATCTCCATGGCTCTTGACTTCACCCCTTGGGCTCTTCACTCCATACGGAGTCATCCTTCCTTTTCTATTAAAGGAAGCCCATGTTTGCAGCTATGCAATTTGTCAATCTGCTTCCTGTCAGTAGAATTTAGGGATCCAAagtctccttttcattttgtactaTCTCTGTCCCATTTAGTCCATGCTGCCAGTGTTTCTGCCAatatcattcatttaaaaattttgtgagtCTCCTGTGAATCCAGTTGAGGCACCACTCCACTGGACAAAAATCATATCCACAAATTTCTTCCAGATAAACTCTTCTCTATTCTGGAGAGTCATTTAGCTGAAACTGCTGAGGCAAAATACTCGTCAGCTTCTTTAAAGCCCTATTGTTTGTCTGAATGAGTCTCTAAATCACTTCTGTAGATATTTTTGAGGTCTAAACAAAGGGTTTTACAGTCACGCCCTCACCTCATCATCTGACGGTGTTTTCCTTGCAGAGCCCTAGAGTTTATTTTTAACTGGAAGCCATTTCTTCATTTTAGCATTATTTGCCGTCTAAGGAAGATGAGAATTTTCAAATCTAACAAGCTctggatcctttttttaaaaaaacccttcttTATATTATCTCTTTCTTTGCACATTCTGCTATCATCTGGAAGAAGACATCAGTCAGTATCTTCAACATTCTACCGGGAAACGTACTTAGCTAGAATACCCACTTAATTAGGCAAATTTTGGACTTTCCACATTACTGCAGGTGACAGTTATGCTAAATTCCTGTCACTACATAACAAGGACCCTTTTCCTCCAGTTCCCaataacattttcttcatttccccttAAGCCTTCTCAAAAGCCATCAGGGTTCTCATTATAGTTTCTTCAGGATTCTTCAGGCTTTCACTAACGCTCTCCTCAAATGCTTTCAGCTTCTCCCACTGTCCAATTCCAAAGCCATTCCAACATCTTAGGTTAGTTTTTTGTTATAGAAGCACTTCACTCtcataagaaaaaatacattaggagttcccgtcgcggcgcaacggttaacgaatccgactaggaaccatgaggttgtgggttcgatccctgcccttgctcagtgagttaaggatccggcgttgccgtgagctgtggtgtaggttgcagacgcggctcagatcctgagttgctgtggctctggcgtaggccggtggctacagctccaattagacccctagcctgggaacctccatatgccgcgagagcggccctagaaacggaaaaaaaaaaaaaaaaaaaaaaaaagccaagaaaaatatattagttttttaTTAATTCGTAGTAAATTATCTCCAAACTTTCAGTCATCTTGGGGGCTACCACACTTGGTATTGGCCTTTCACATTGTGGTTAACAACAGCTGTAAGGTATTTGCAAGATACTCAGCTGGCAGGACATGTGGAGAACAGGGCAGTTTGCCTTTGAGACTGTTTTGTAAGTGCATGTGGGACTTTGAGAAATAAGTGATATATTCCTAAAATAAACAAGTATTTCCTAATTATGTGGGTGATAGCTCTTAACTTATTACACATTTGAACTCCGTGCACATGATGAAACCTAGGGTCAAAGAGGTGAAGAACTTGTTATGTGTTACCCAaccttggcgttcccgtcatggctcagtggttaacgaatccgactagg comes from the Phacochoerus africanus isolate WHEZ1 chromosome 4, ROS_Pafr_v1, whole genome shotgun sequence genome and includes:
- the TRIM44 gene encoding tripartite motif-containing protein 44 encodes the protein MASGGGAAFEELPHDGTCDECEPDEAPGAEEVCRECGFCYCHRHAEVHGQKFPRHHLAEYVHGAHQAWASGPQGGGTGEEEVEAQVEKKALESEAGEESESEEDSESEEESETEEESEDESEEESEEDSEEEMEDEQESEAEEDNQEGESEAEGETEAESEFDPEIEMEAERVAKRKCLDHGLDLSTYCQEDKQLICVLCPVIGAHQGHQLSTLDEAFEELRSKDSGGLKAAMIELVERLKFKSSDPKVTRDQMKVFIQQEFKKVQKVIADEEQKTLHLVDIQEAMATAHVTEILADIQSHMDRLMTQMAQAKEQLDTSNESAEPKAEGDEEGPSGASEEEEDT